In Neomonachus schauinslandi chromosome 6, ASM220157v2, whole genome shotgun sequence, a genomic segment contains:
- the STYXL2 gene encoding serine/threonine/tyrosine-interacting-like protein 2: MATSGDPEEEQVVPSEEDEADVRAVQAQYLRSPSPSQYSVVSDAETESIFMEPIHLSSAVAAKQIINEEFKPRGIRAEAECPGMLESAKQLLVEDLYNRVREKMDDTSLYNTPCVLDLQRALVQDHQETPWNEVDEVWPNVFIAEKSVAVNKGRLKRLGITHILNAAHGTGVYTGPEFYTGLEIQYLGMEVDDFPEVDISQHFRKAAEFLDEALLTYRGKVLVSSEMGLSRSAVLVVAYLMIFHDMAVLEALMTVRRKRAIYPNDGFLKQLRELNEKLMEEREEDYSQEGGTDEAEEGEDMESNDGARVHGLTVQEESDTASLLSCSSWGKASRASKPFTLIDEDEEEKLYEEWRRGQGLPPSKGPRGGNGERPASGQGREEPEDRAVDRRIQEWQSRNERLQAGGLRRWEGAEAEGEAGQAGWFGRRRRRHTLSESRPSESVSSRDPRGPQPPLETSGQGGRPTGRSDSVSTDGTWDMWTQRLLEIEEEASRRYRSRSTTEGAATSPEVGSSVRAEDQESVSSEACSSCNFCSRTQDKLTALERWKIKRVQFGFHKKDLGTEDGSSERAAEEAEREPKGSDVDLTAYRAWKLGHQKKVGGDSKQEVAALSKGEDSASATAKKRQRRLELLERSRQTLEESQSVGTWEADGSAASPSIPRSAVWAAAPSVSAEDAASVLSAQSHGSRPSQAGSHAGGCWAPTAGAAPPDLPVGPGDTVSVASIQNWIANVVSETLAQKRNEMLLLSRSPTAASTEAAPTVRGLGGARAPLLSGRSSPAPGGGPSKPLYSLFADSVDLKELGRKEMAMQMDLREKMSEYKMEKLASDNKRSSLFKKKKVKEEEGDGVGDRDEDTDSAIGSFRYSSRGNSQKPETDTCSSPAASYRCASSGRAGRERQGSITKWLSGLGTEDRPPPPSDWSASARGKYTRSSLLRETESKSSSYSFSKSQSEEQDTSSYQEANGNSVRSTSRVSSSSTREGRAVHRFSRSTFSETSSSREESPEPYFFRRTPEPSDGEESPEAQRPDWARPRDWEDVEESSNSDFSEFGAKRKFTQSFMRSEEEGERERMENREEGRFASGRRSQYRRSTDREEEEEMDDEAIISAWRRRQEETRTKLQRRRED; the protein is encoded by the exons GTACTCGGTGGTATCAGATGCAGAAACAGAAAGCATTTTCATGGAGCCCATACACCTCTCTTCAGCTGTTGCAGCTAAACAGATCATCAATGAAG AATTCAAGCCACGGGGAATCAGAGCGGAGGCAGAATGTCCAGGCATGCTGGAGTCAGCCAAGCAGCTGCTGGTGGAGGACCTGTACAACCGTGTTAGGGAGAAGATGGATGACACCAGCCTATACAATACCCCCTGCGTCCTGGATTTACAGCGGGCCTTGGTCCAAGACCACCAGGAGACCCCCTGGAATGAGGTGGATGAGGTCTGGCCCAATGTCTTCATAGCAGAGAA GAGTGTAGCTGTGAACAAGGGGAGGCTGAAGAGGCTGGGAATTACTCACATCCTGAATGCTGCTCATGGCACCGGTGTCTACACTGGGCCCGAATTCTACACTGGCCTGGAGATTCAGTACCTGGGTATGGAGGTGGATGACTTTCCCGAGGTGGACATCTCCCAGCATTTCCGGAAGGCTGCTGAGTTCCTTGATGAAGCCCTGCTGACCTATAGAG GGAAGGTCCTGGTCAGCAGTGAAATGGGCCTCAGCCGGTCGGCCGTGCTGGTGGTGGCCTACCTGATGATCTTCCACGACATGGCCGTGCTGGAGGCCTTGATGACTGTGCGCAGGAAGCGGGCCATCTATCCCAACGACGGCTTCCTGAAGCAGCTCCGGGAGCTCAACGAGAAGctgatggaggagagagaggaagactaCAGCCAGGAAGGGGGGACAGATGAGGCTGAGGAGGGCGAGGACATGGAGAGCAACGACGGGGCCAGAGTGCACGGCCTCACGGTGCAGGAGGAGAGCGACACCGCCAGCCTCCTgagctgctcctcctgggggaaggccAGCCGGGCGTCCAAGCCCTTCACCCTCATCGACGAAGATGAGGAGGAGAAGCTGTATgaggagtggaggagggggcagggcctcCCCCCAAGCAAGGGCCCCCGGGGGGGAAATGGCGAGCGGCCCGCCTCTGGCCAGGGTAGGGAGGAGCCCGAGGACCGGGCCGTGGACCGGAGGATCCAGGAGTGGCAGAGCCGGAATGAGAGGCTGCAGGCGGGAGGGCTTcggaggtgggagggggcggAGGCCGAGGGGGAGGCCGGCCAGGCCGGCTGGTTCGGGAGGAGAAGGCGGCGGCACACGCTGAGTGAGAGCCGCCCCTCGGAGAGCGTCAGCAGCCGCGACCCCCGGGGCCCGCAGCCGCCGCTGGAGACGAGCGGCCAGGGCGGCAGGCCGACGGGCCGCTCCGACTCAGTGTCCACGGACGGCACGTGGGACATGTGGACCCAGAGGCTGCTGGAGATTGAGGAGGAAGCCTCCCGTCGCTACCGCTCTCGGAGCACGACGGAGGGGGCGGCCACGAGCCCGGAGGTGGGGAGCAGCGTGCGAGCGGAGGACCAGGAGAGCGTGTCTTCGGAGGCCTGCTCTTCCTGTAACTTCTGCAGCAGGACCCAGGACAAGCTCACTGCCCTGGAGAGGTGGAAGATCAAGCGAGTCCAGTTTGGGTTTCACAAGAAAGACTTGGGGACAGAGGACGGCAGCAGTGAGCGAGCCGCCGAGGAGGCGGAGAGGGAGCCGAAGGGCTCCGACGTGGACCTGACGGCCTACCGGGCCTGGAAGCTGGGGCACCAGAAGAAGGTGGGCGGCGACAGCAAGCAGGAGGTGGCGGCGCTCAGCAAGGGGGAGGACTCGGCCTCGGCCACGGCCAAGAAGAGGCAGCGGAGGCTGGAGCTGCTGGAGAGGAGCCGGCAGACGCTGGAGGAGAGCCAGTCCGTGGGCACCTGGGAGGCAGACGGCTCGGCCGCCAGCCCGAGCATCCCCCGGTCCGCCGTCTGGGCGGCAGCTCCCTCGGTCAGCGCCGAGGACGCGGCCTCAGTCCTCAGCGCCCAGAGCCACGGCTCCCGCCCGTCTCAGGCTGGAAGCCACGCAGGGGGGTGCTGGGCCCCGACCGCCGGCGCGGCGCCGCCTGACCTGCCCGTGGGGCCTGGGGACACCGTCTCCGTCGCCAGCATTCAGAACTGGATCGCCAACGTGGTCAGCGAAACCCTCGCTCAGAAGCGAAACGAAATGCTCCTGCTGTCCCGCTCGCCGACCGCTGCGAGCACCGAGGCGGCGCCGACGGTCCGCGGCCTGGGGGGGGCCCGGGCCCCCTTGCTCAGTGGACGCAGCAGCCCCGCGCCGGGCGGGGGGCCAAGCAAGCCGCTCTACAGCCTCTTCGCTGACAGCGTAGACCTGAAGGAGCTCGGCCGGAAGGAGATGGCGATGCAGATGGACCTGAGGGAGAAGATGTCCGAGTACAAGATGGAGAAGCTGGCCTCCGACAACAAGCGAAGCTCCCTTTTCAAGAAGAAGAAGGTCAAGGAAGAGGAAGGTGATGGCGTGGGTGACAGGGATGAGGACACCGACAGTGCCATAGGGAGCTTCCGGTATTCCTCCCGCGGTAATTCCCAGAAGCCCGAAACGGACACGTGCTCCTCCCCGGCTGCGTCCTATCGCTGCGCCAGCTCCGGGAGGGccggcagagagaggcagggcagCATTACCAAGTGGCTCAGCGGCCTCGGGACAGAGGACAGACCTCCTCCCCCGAGTGACTGGTCTGCAAGCGCCAGGGGCAAGTACACCAGATCTTCCCTGCTCCGGGAGACCGAGTCCAAGTCCTCGAGCTACAGCTTCTCCAAATCGCAGTCGGAGGAACAGGACACGTCCTCCTACCAGGAGGCCAATGGCAACTCTGTAAGGAGCACTTCGCGGGTCTCTTCTTCCTCTACCAGGGAGGGCAGAGCGGTGCACAGATTCTCCAGGTCAACGTTCAGTGAGACCTCAAGCTCCCGGGAGGAGAGCCCAGAGCCCTACTTCTTCCGCCGGACCCCCGAGCCCTCGGACGGGGAAGAGTCTCCGGAAGCGCAGCGGCCGGACTGGGCCAGGCCCAGGGACTGGGAAGATGTGGAAGAGTCCTCCAACTCGGACTTTTCTGAATTTGGAGCCAAGAGGAAATTCACTCAGAGCTTCATGAGGTccgaggaggagggagaaagagagaggatggaAAACCGGGAAGAAGGGAGGTTTGCTTCAGGGCGGCGGTCCCAGTATCGGAGAAGCActgacagggaggaggaggaagagatggaCGATGAAGCCATCATTTCGGCCTGGAGACGCCGGCAGGAAGAGACCAGGACGAAgctgcagagaaggagggaggattGA